One Helianthus annuus cultivar XRQ/B chromosome 7, HanXRQr2.0-SUNRISE, whole genome shotgun sequence genomic region harbors:
- the LOC110867618 gene encoding uncharacterized protein LOC110867618 isoform X2, with protein sequence MEAGSSGGSRATSRQRHRHGGEDNMGHNPDSGEPRVLPSSSWANVTAESMVRTVNTAVTTAPALKRENCSRTKHDSAFSDWKMIERESLKERWREPLIERVERPVTLPATVRSSSNYVSNGPACMIRDMKVHCQRHKLANRFLAMLKPPIGDAWWSPASTPTQGLQQAGLSNSGPIFLYFKL encoded by the exons ATGGAGGCCGGCAGCAGCGGTGGTTCTAGGGCGACGTCGCGGCAGCGACATCGTCACGGTGGTGAAGATAACATGGGACACAACCCTGATTCTGGCGAACCTAGGGTTCTTCCATCATCATCATGGGCAAACGTCACGGCGGAATCGATGGTACGGACCGTCAACACCGCCGTAACCACCGCACCGGCGTTAAAGAGAGAAAACTGTTCACGCACGAAACACGACTCCGCTTTCTCCGATTGGAAG ATGATAGAGAGAGAAAGCTTGAAGGAAAGATGGAGAGAACCTCTGATAGAGAGAGTAGAACGGCCGGTCACGCTTCCAGCAACAGTGAGATCTTCGTCGAATTATGTCTCCAATGGGCCTGCATGTATGATCAGAGATATGAAGGTGCATTGTCAACGTCACAAGTTAGCAAATCGGTTTCTGGCAATGTTAAAACCACCTATTGGTGACGCATGGTGGTCTCCAGCCAGTACACCAACGCAAG GCCTACAACAGGCAGGCCTCAGCAATTCGGGTCccatttttttgtattttaaacttTGA
- the LOC110867618 gene encoding uncharacterized protein LOC110867618 isoform X3, whose product MEAGSSGGSRATSRQRHRHGGEDNMGHNPDSGEPRVLPSSSWANVTAESMVRTVNTAVTTAPALKRENCSRTKHDSAFSDWKMIERESLKERWREPLIERVERPVTLPATVRSSSNYVSNGPACMIRDMKVHCQRHKLANRFLAMLKPPIGDAWWSPASTPTQDILDLIFTFWSKDS is encoded by the exons ATGGAGGCCGGCAGCAGCGGTGGTTCTAGGGCGACGTCGCGGCAGCGACATCGTCACGGTGGTGAAGATAACATGGGACACAACCCTGATTCTGGCGAACCTAGGGTTCTTCCATCATCATCATGGGCAAACGTCACGGCGGAATCGATGGTACGGACCGTCAACACCGCCGTAACCACCGCACCGGCGTTAAAGAGAGAAAACTGTTCACGCACGAAACACGACTCCGCTTTCTCCGATTGGAAG ATGATAGAGAGAGAAAGCTTGAAGGAAAGATGGAGAGAACCTCTGATAGAGAGAGTAGAACGGCCGGTCACGCTTCCAGCAACAGTGAGATCTTCGTCGAATTATGTCTCCAATGGGCCTGCATGTATGATCAGAGATATGAAGGTGCATTGTCAACGTCACAAGTTAGCAAATCGGTTTCTGGCAATGTTAAAACCACCTATTGGTGACGCATGGTGGTCTCCAGCCAGTACACCAACGCAAG ATATCTTGGATTTGATTTTCACTTTTTGGTCAAAGGATTCATAA
- the LOC110867618 gene encoding uncharacterized protein LOC110867618 isoform X4: MEAGSSGGSRATSRQRHRHGGEDNMGHNPDSGEPRVLPSSSWANVTAESMVRTVNTAVTTAPALKRENCSRTKHDSAFSDWKMIERESLKERWREPLIERVERPVTLPATVRSSSNYVSNGPACMIRDMKVHCQRHKLANRFLAMLKPPIGDAWWSPASTPTQGRPQQFGSHFFVF, translated from the exons ATGGAGGCCGGCAGCAGCGGTGGTTCTAGGGCGACGTCGCGGCAGCGACATCGTCACGGTGGTGAAGATAACATGGGACACAACCCTGATTCTGGCGAACCTAGGGTTCTTCCATCATCATCATGGGCAAACGTCACGGCGGAATCGATGGTACGGACCGTCAACACCGCCGTAACCACCGCACCGGCGTTAAAGAGAGAAAACTGTTCACGCACGAAACACGACTCCGCTTTCTCCGATTGGAAG ATGATAGAGAGAGAAAGCTTGAAGGAAAGATGGAGAGAACCTCTGATAGAGAGAGTAGAACGGCCGGTCACGCTTCCAGCAACAGTGAGATCTTCGTCGAATTATGTCTCCAATGGGCCTGCATGTATGATCAGAGATATGAAGGTGCATTGTCAACGTCACAAGTTAGCAAATCGGTTTCTGGCAATGTTAAAACCACCTATTGGTGACGCATGGTGGTCTCCAGCCAGTACACCAACGCAAG GCAGGCCTCAGCAATTCGGGTCccatttttttgtattttaa
- the LOC118479256 gene encoding F-box/FBD/LRR-repeat protein At1g13570-like isoform X1, giving the protein MRRRYRYQECKSQQEYPNKMDRISKLPLGIIETILCLLPIQEAARTSILSREWRYLWTKIPNLVFIEKNFQVSTDRTDGAELSLYNKPSKRRKMSKKSKFIDAIYQVLLIHEGPIHEFTLDMQVDDSGVEIDHILLHLSKKKTLKMLNLDIIGDGYEGYVLPISLFSLHQLTELYLNDCALFHERPFTEFRCLTTLYLNGLSTYDTTLLRLLSSCPVLKRLMLYCDGGTISDSRRTTIVDLFKCVPMIEFLSVRFFIVTMYEDYWLDEDEMGAYTLEDYSDIMLENLNEFHILNYRDAEDELDFVKFILAKSPVLKKVGVFPCVKFDEEEESKILKSLSLSPCAAPVGEVVIYLEPN; this is encoded by the exons ATGCGTCGTCGGTATAGATACCAAGAGTGTAAAAG TCAACAAGAATATCCTAATAAGATGGATAGAATTAGCAAGCTTCCTTTAGGCATAATAGAAACCATATTATGTCTACTACCGATTcaagaggcagcaaggacaagCATCCTCTCTAGGGAATGGAGGTACCTTTGGACAAAAATTCCTAATCTTGTGTTTATTGAGAAGAATTTTCAAGTGTCGACCGATCGGACCGACGGGGCTGAGCTGTCTCTTTATAACAAACCAAGTAAAAGGAGAAAAATGTCCAAGAAAAGTAAATTTATCGATGCTATATACCAGGTTCTGTTAATACATGAGGGTCCGATCCATGAGTTCACCCTTGATATGCAAGTGGATGACTCGGGTGTTGAGATTGATCATATACTACTTCATTTGTCGAAGAAAAAAACTCTCAAGATGTTAAATCTTGATATTATTGGTGATGGCTATGAGGGGTATGTGTTGCCCATTTCTCTCTTCTCCTTACATCAACTAACGGAGTTGTATCTCAATGATTGTGCTCTTTTCCATGAGCGTCCATTCACTGAATTTCGTTGCCTTACAACCTTATATTTGAACGGTCTATCGACATATGACACAACGCTTCTGCGTCTCTTATCAAGTTGTCCGGTACTTAAGAGATTGATGCTC TATTGTGACGGTGGAACTATCTCAGATAGTCGACGTACAACCATTGTTGATTTATTCAAGTGTGTACCAATGATTGAATTTCTCTCTGTTAGGTTTTTCATCGTGACG ATGTATGAAGACTATTGGCTTGACGAAGATGAAATGGGCGCCTATACACTAGAAGATTATTCAGATATTATGTTGGAGAATCTGAACGAATTTCATATTTTGAATTATAGAGACGCGGAGGATGAGTTGGACTTTGTGAAGTTTATATTGGCCAAGTCACCTGTACTTAAGAAGGTGGGCGTATTCCCATGTGTTAagtttgatgaagaagaagaatcgAAGATTTTAAAAAGCCTTTCGCTTTCTCCATGCGCAGCACCGGTAGGAGAAGTCGTCATATATTTGGAGCCTAATTAG
- the LOC118479256 gene encoding F-box/FBD/LRR-repeat protein At1g13570-like isoform X2 encodes MDRISKLPLGIIETILCLLPIQEAARTSILSREWRYLWTKIPNLVFIEKNFQVSTDRTDGAELSLYNKPSKRRKMSKKSKFIDAIYQVLLIHEGPIHEFTLDMQVDDSGVEIDHILLHLSKKKTLKMLNLDIIGDGYEGYVLPISLFSLHQLTELYLNDCALFHERPFTEFRCLTTLYLNGLSTYDTTLLRLLSSCPVLKRLMLYCDGGTISDSRRTTIVDLFKCVPMIEFLSVRFFIVTMYEDYWLDEDEMGAYTLEDYSDIMLENLNEFHILNYRDAEDELDFVKFILAKSPVLKKVGVFPCVKFDEEEESKILKSLSLSPCAAPVGEVVIYLEPN; translated from the exons ATGGATAGAATTAGCAAGCTTCCTTTAGGCATAATAGAAACCATATTATGTCTACTACCGATTcaagaggcagcaaggacaagCATCCTCTCTAGGGAATGGAGGTACCTTTGGACAAAAATTCCTAATCTTGTGTTTATTGAGAAGAATTTTCAAGTGTCGACCGATCGGACCGACGGGGCTGAGCTGTCTCTTTATAACAAACCAAGTAAAAGGAGAAAAATGTCCAAGAAAAGTAAATTTATCGATGCTATATACCAGGTTCTGTTAATACATGAGGGTCCGATCCATGAGTTCACCCTTGATATGCAAGTGGATGACTCGGGTGTTGAGATTGATCATATACTACTTCATTTGTCGAAGAAAAAAACTCTCAAGATGTTAAATCTTGATATTATTGGTGATGGCTATGAGGGGTATGTGTTGCCCATTTCTCTCTTCTCCTTACATCAACTAACGGAGTTGTATCTCAATGATTGTGCTCTTTTCCATGAGCGTCCATTCACTGAATTTCGTTGCCTTACAACCTTATATTTGAACGGTCTATCGACATATGACACAACGCTTCTGCGTCTCTTATCAAGTTGTCCGGTACTTAAGAGATTGATGCTC TATTGTGACGGTGGAACTATCTCAGATAGTCGACGTACAACCATTGTTGATTTATTCAAGTGTGTACCAATGATTGAATTTCTCTCTGTTAGGTTTTTCATCGTGACG ATGTATGAAGACTATTGGCTTGACGAAGATGAAATGGGCGCCTATACACTAGAAGATTATTCAGATATTATGTTGGAGAATCTGAACGAATTTCATATTTTGAATTATAGAGACGCGGAGGATGAGTTGGACTTTGTGAAGTTTATATTGGCCAAGTCACCTGTACTTAAGAAGGTGGGCGTATTCCCATGTGTTAagtttgatgaagaagaagaatcgAAGATTTTAAAAAGCCTTTCGCTTTCTCCATGCGCAGCACCGGTAGGAGAAGTCGTCATATATTTGGAGCCTAATTAG
- the LOC110867612 gene encoding F-box/FBD/LRR-repeat protein At1g13570-like isoform X1 codes for MDRISKLPIGIIETILCLLPIQEAARTSILSKEWRYRWTKIPKLVFIQDRPHAWTDESALAALERYRDRPSERRKLFYAIYQVLLIHEGPIHEFTLDMEVDGSCVEIDHFLHHLSKKNTLKILKLDLDAGAFEGHRLPICLFSLHQLTSLYLHGCVLYEKHSFKEFGCLTTLHVENVCTPVKTLLRLLSSCPLLKSLTLDVERSLVTNNGDTTFVDLFKCLPVIEYLYFKFFTIECFVPERLPKELPTALAHLKYLCLDNVCFIHKYGLPFLALLIRSSPNLEKLELVMYFEDFLGEDEIGSFTLDDYSDIMLEHLIEFEVQQFMDAEHELDFVKLILAKSPALKKVSIFACFKLDEGEDEEILKRLYLSPRASPAVKIMLE; via the exons ATGGATAGAATCAGCAAGCTTCCTATCGGCATAATAGAAACCATCTTATGTTTACTACCGATTCAAGAGGCAGCAAGAACAAGCATCCTCTCCAAGGAATGGAGGTACCGTTGGACCAAAATCCCTAAACTTGTCTTTATACAGGATCGGCCTCATGCATGGACTGATGAGTCTGCGCTGGCTGCTCTGGAGCGATACCGTGACAGACCAAGTGAAAGGCGTAAACTTTTTTATGCTATATACCAAGTTCTGCTTATACACGAGGGTCCAATACATGAGTTCACCCTTGATATGGAAGTAGATGGCTCGTGTGTTGAGATTGACCATTTCTTACATCATTTGTCGAAGAAAAATACTCTCAAGATATTAAAACTTGACCTCGATGCGGGAGCTTTTGAGGGACATAGGTTACCTATATGTCTCTTCTCTTTACACCAATTAACAAGTTTGTATCTCCATGGTTGTGTTCTTTATGAAAAACATTCATTCAAAGAATTTGGTTGCCTTACAACCTTACATGTGGAAAATGTATGTACGCCTGTGAAAACGCTTTTGCGTCTTTTATCCAGCTGTCCATTACTTAAGAGTTTGACTCTC GACGTTGAGCGTTCACTCGTCACTAATAATGGAGATACCACCTTTGTTGATCTATTCAAGTGTTTACCAGTGATCGAGtatctttattttaaatttttcacCATTGAG TGTTTTGTCCCGGAGAGACTTCCGAAAGAGCTCCCAACAGCATTAGCCCACTTGAAATacttgtgtttggataatgtgtGCTTCATTCACAAATACGGGTTACCTTTTCTTGCTCTTCTGATTAGAAGCTCCCCGAATCTTGAGAAACTTGAGCTAGTG ATGTATTTTGAAGATTTTCTTGGAGAAGATGAAATTGGCTCATTTACTCTCGATGATTATTCAGATATTATGTTGGAGCATCTGATCGAATTTGAAGTTCAACAATTTATGGACGCCGAGCATGAGTTGGATTTTGTGAAGCTTATATTGGCCAAGTCACCTGCACTTAAGAAGGTGAGCATATTCGCATGTTTTAAGTTAGATGAAGGTGAAGATGAAGAGATTTTAAAAAGGCTTTATCTTTCTCCACGCGCATCACCTGCGGTAAAAATCATGCTCGAATAA